A stretch of Oncorhynchus gorbuscha isolate QuinsamMale2020 ecotype Even-year linkage group LG24, OgorEven_v1.0, whole genome shotgun sequence DNA encodes these proteins:
- the LOC124013132 gene encoding transmembrane protein 238-like — translation MGLCDGLSHCKLALAFAVLMDLLGGTALLVGVFVPLNIKGRDFGDLLVYTGALFVLMSLGGWVLWYSGNIDGLVSSKELGHIGTTVDRLARTLSRKMHIHRHRGP, via the coding sequence ATGGGGCTCTGTGATGGCTTGTCCCACTGTAAACTGGCCCTGGCCTTTGCAGTGCTGATGGACTTGCTGGGTGGCACCGCCTTGCTGGTGGGAGTCTTTGTCCCTCTGAATATCAAAGGCAGGGACTTTGGGGACCTCCTGGTGTACACAGGAGCACTGTTCGTGCTCATGTCCCTGGGGGGCTGGGTGCTGTGGTACAGCGGAAACATTGACGGCCTCGTCTCCAGCAAAGAGCTTGGCCACATCGGCACCACCGTGGACCGGCTGGCCCGCACCCTCAGCCGCAAGATGCATATCCATCGCCACAGGGGGCCTTAG